A genome region from Natranaeroarchaeum sulfidigenes includes the following:
- a CDS encoding DUF4129 domain-containing protein, whose protein sequence is MRSTTIRPALTAGVCLVAFGLGAATISDPTDAAATAGIGGAVQLSLPVSSTLVFGVLAVLVVGLTAGVYFLGDGQASDMSVGKAVPFLAGVLVIGTIGAGLFLAAGGDGETAAEGLDGIGEVAPDPGVEDAAEEAEPEEGGGGSPVATIVLIGLIALTALGAFLYWLRRGGDESTETVDLDQSDEQTEEMQLGEAAGEAADRIEQSDREFENEVYTAWSEMVDIVDLRDPETSTPRDFASAAVDAGLDRQHVDALRTVFEEVRYGERAVTPEREQQAVEALRQIERAYGGESE, encoded by the coding sequence ATGCGCTCTACTACCATACGTCCGGCTCTCACAGCAGGTGTCTGTCTCGTCGCCTTCGGCCTCGGGGCGGCGACGATCTCCGATCCGACCGACGCCGCCGCGACGGCCGGTATCGGCGGCGCAGTACAGCTATCGCTACCAGTATCTTCGACCCTCGTCTTCGGGGTTCTCGCCGTGCTCGTGGTGGGGCTCACAGCCGGGGTCTATTTCCTCGGTGACGGGCAGGCCTCTGATATGTCGGTGGGCAAGGCAGTCCCGTTTCTTGCCGGGGTTCTCGTGATCGGCACGATCGGAGCAGGGCTCTTTCTGGCCGCCGGCGGGGACGGCGAAACCGCAGCGGAAGGACTCGATGGAATCGGCGAGGTCGCCCCGGATCCCGGTGTCGAAGACGCCGCCGAAGAAGCCGAACCCGAAGAAGGTGGTGGCGGCAGTCCGGTTGCGACGATCGTCCTGATCGGGTTGATTGCGCTGACTGCGCTCGGAGCCTTCCTGTACTGGCTCCGGCGGGGTGGCGATGAATCGACAGAAACTGTCGACCTTGATCAGTCGGACGAGCAAACAGAGGAGATGCAGCTCGGCGAGGCCGCAGGTGAGGCGGCCGATCGAATCGAGCAATCGGACAGGGAGTTCGAAAACGAGGTCTATACCGCGTGGAGTGAGATGGTCGATATCGTCGATCTCCGGGACCCCGAGACGAGCACGCCACGGGACTTTGCCAGCGCCGCGGTCGACGCCGGACTGGACCGCCAGCACGTCGATGCGCTCCGGACCGTCTTCGAGGAAGTCCGCTACGGCGAGCGCGCCGTGACGCCCGAGCGCGAGCAACAGGCCGTCGAGGCGCTTCGGCAGATCGAACGCGCGTACGGGGGTGAGTCGGAATGA
- a CDS encoding lipopolysaccharide biosynthesis protein has protein sequence MYRDDESIPEGEREALLTIAHGAVVTSGGVSAQRALISAVEIILARGLGPAAYGVYALAWRIAQVLVRLVTFGSVPALQRYVPEYESDPRRRSAVVGLAYATTVGFGGALAVGVWLAAPRINELTVEQAAFIPTLRAFGLLVGLLGVIMIVAGVFRAVGSARGEVVFNKLLRPGVRLLAAVAALALGYSVVGVAGAIVVGTAILAVVAVPLSVRSTGIRPSLRGAKGESGRFYNHAGPVAMSSFGKVFQNRVDVLLVGALLSAVAAGVYNALLVLVAIAWIPLLSFNQLLPPVASDLYASDRMATLNAIYTAVTRLIITTVVPFLAVLVVYGRELLALFGPAYTQGYVPLVVYLGGVFVGSAVGATGWLLMMTDHQYARMILDWLLAVLNVVLTYTFIVEFGLVGAALGTSLAIAVQNAIQVVLLRQFEGLWPFDRTFLTPISAGGVATAAMWLLGTVVSGGLAVLVGVPLGLAVYVGALRLIGVDPRDRFVVRELYASYRSNLRTRIA, from the coding sequence GTGTATCGAGACGACGAGTCGATCCCCGAGGGGGAACGCGAGGCACTCCTGACGATCGCACACGGCGCAGTCGTTACCTCCGGCGGTGTCTCCGCGCAACGTGCGCTAATCTCGGCTGTCGAGATCATTCTTGCACGGGGTCTGGGACCTGCAGCGTACGGTGTGTACGCGCTGGCGTGGCGCATCGCCCAGGTTCTGGTCCGGCTCGTTACGTTCGGAAGCGTCCCGGCGCTCCAGCGGTACGTCCCCGAGTACGAGAGTGACCCACGCCGTCGATCCGCGGTCGTCGGGCTGGCCTACGCCACGACGGTCGGCTTCGGGGGCGCGCTCGCGGTCGGCGTCTGGCTGGCCGCGCCGCGGATCAACGAACTCACCGTCGAGCAGGCCGCGTTCATCCCGACACTGCGCGCCTTCGGACTCCTAGTGGGACTACTGGGAGTCATCATGATCGTCGCGGGCGTCTTCCGGGCGGTCGGCTCCGCGCGGGGAGAAGTGGTGTTCAACAAGCTGCTCCGGCCCGGCGTCCGACTGCTCGCGGCCGTCGCCGCGCTCGCACTCGGCTACTCCGTAGTGGGCGTGGCGGGCGCGATCGTCGTCGGAACGGCGATACTCGCCGTGGTCGCCGTCCCTCTGTCCGTTCGATCGACCGGGATTCGACCTTCGCTCCGAGGCGCGAAGGGGGAGTCCGGGCGCTTCTACAACCATGCCGGACCTGTCGCGATGAGTAGCTTCGGGAAGGTGTTCCAGAACCGGGTCGACGTCCTGCTCGTCGGGGCGCTCCTGAGCGCGGTCGCGGCGGGCGTGTACAACGCCTTGCTCGTGCTGGTCGCGATCGCGTGGATCCCGTTGTTGTCGTTCAATCAGTTGCTTCCACCGGTCGCGTCCGATCTCTACGCCAGCGACCGGATGGCGACGCTCAATGCGATCTACACTGCCGTCACACGGCTGATCATCACGACTGTCGTCCCCTTTCTCGCAGTGCTCGTCGTGTACGGTCGGGAGCTACTGGCCCTGTTCGGCCCGGCGTATACGCAGGGGTACGTCCCGCTGGTCGTCTATCTCGGCGGCGTGTTCGTCGGGAGCGCGGTCGGCGCGACCGGCTGGTTGCTGATGATGACCGACCACCAGTACGCACGAATGATTCTCGACTGGCTCCTCGCCGTCCTCAACGTCGTTCTGACCTACACGTTCATCGTGGAGTTCGGACTGGTCGGCGCGGCGCTCGGTACGTCGCTCGCCATCGCCGTACAGAACGCGATTCAGGTCGTACTGTTACGACAGTTCGAGGGGCTATGGCCGTTCGATCGAACGTTTCTCACACCGATATCCGCAGGCGGGGTCGCCACGGCGGCGATGTGGTTGCTCGGCACTGTCGTTTCGGGCGGTCTCGCGGTCCTCGTGGGCGTCCCGCTCGGGCTCGCCGTCTACGTCGGGGCGCTCCGGCTCATCGGCGTCGATCCGCGCGACCGGTTCGTCGTCCGCGAACTGTACGCGAGCTATCGGTCGAACCTGCGGACCCGGATCGCGTAG
- a CDS encoding sulfite oxidase-like oxidoreductase, with the protein MTDTVDRNCTELYAEFGDERLPPGQRETEEFPVLSKSGTPEWDPDEWEFRVTGAVEQELTFGWDEFGELPTETQQQDFHCVTGWSKFDCQFTGVPFPALAERAGLHDDASHVLFYALDDYTTNLPLEDCLRPEVLFAYEFDGESLPEDHGGPLRVVTPHKYAYKGAKWVCGVEILTEQERGYWEKRGYSNTADPWNEERYS; encoded by the coding sequence ATGACCGACACCGTCGACAGGAACTGTACGGAACTGTACGCCGAGTTCGGCGACGAGCGACTCCCACCGGGACAGCGCGAGACCGAGGAGTTCCCCGTCCTCTCGAAGAGCGGGACGCCAGAGTGGGACCCCGACGAGTGGGAGTTTCGGGTGACCGGTGCGGTCGAGCAGGAGTTGACCTTCGGCTGGGACGAGTTCGGAGAACTCCCCACGGAGACCCAGCAACAGGACTTTCACTGTGTCACTGGCTGGAGCAAGTTCGACTGTCAGTTCACGGGCGTTCCCTTCCCTGCGCTCGCCGAACGCGCCGGGCTTCATGATGACGCCTCACATGTGCTCTTTTACGCGCTCGACGACTACACGACGAACCTACCCCTTGAAGACTGTCTGCGGCCCGAAGTGCTCTTTGCCTACGAGTTCGACGGCGAGTCGCTGCCGGAAGATCACGGCGGCCCGCTCCGCGTCGTGACGCCGCACAAATACGCTTACAAAGGCGCGAAGTGGGTCTGTGGCGTCGAGATCCTGACCGAACAAGAGCGCGGTTACTGGGAGAAACGTGGCTACTCGAACACTGCTGACCCGTGGAACGAGGAGCGGTACAGCTGA
- a CDS encoding isochorismate synthase produces the protein MESLGSGGDSRDLTEQSLVTRRRQLQAISRRAVLDAFGPPRAVWTPPEGPSFVGWGTAATLSAEGNERLTTLQASADRLFSRIDADDAPAATRPRLVGGMSFHDAHEPAPPWTGFDSARFVLPELQLTWTDDTAWLTANAVAPDDPATVDDRVENALAEIEGVTPTGGIAEPPGVASRERCPSRERWREQVRAAIDRIRGGDLQKVVLAQSLSVELERQLSLPDVIARLDVSYPDCQRFLVQPGDGPVFFGATPERLVSAAGRTVETVALAGSTGRGDTTEEDEWLAAELLDSEKDIHEHELVADAVRTQLSPYASSVQTGQRTVRKLPTVQHLQTPITAELDDAEHVLTLVKALHPTPAVGGLPPDAAWETIRETEAFDRGWYASPVGWFDAAGDGAFAVGIRSAVAEGDRATLFAGAGIVADSDPDREWDEVQLKYGPMLDALE, from the coding sequence ATGGAATCCCTGGGCAGTGGGGGCGACAGTCGGGACCTGACGGAGCAGTCCCTCGTGACACGACGTCGCCAGCTGCAGGCGATCTCGCGCCGTGCCGTACTCGATGCGTTTGGACCACCGCGTGCGGTCTGGACGCCTCCGGAGGGCCCGTCGTTCGTTGGCTGGGGTACCGCGGCGACGCTGTCAGCGGAAGGGAACGAGCGACTCACGACACTCCAGGCATCGGCAGATCGGCTGTTCTCCCGGATCGACGCCGACGATGCACCAGCCGCGACACGCCCACGGCTAGTCGGCGGGATGTCGTTTCACGATGCCCACGAGCCCGCCCCGCCGTGGACCGGCTTCGATAGCGCGCGATTCGTTCTGCCAGAGCTGCAATTGACCTGGACCGACGATACTGCCTGGCTGACTGCGAACGCCGTCGCTCCCGACGATCCTGCCACTGTCGACGACCGTGTCGAGAACGCGCTCGCCGAGATCGAGGGCGTGACCCCGACCGGCGGAATCGCCGAGCCGCCGGGTGTCGCCAGCCGGGAACGGTGCCCGTCGCGGGAGCGATGGCGCGAACAGGTTAGGGCCGCCATCGATCGGATCCGCGGCGGGGACCTGCAGAAGGTCGTTCTCGCACAGTCGTTATCGGTCGAACTGGAGCGGCAACTATCCCTGCCCGACGTCATCGCGCGACTTGACGTCTCCTATCCGGACTGTCAGCGGTTTCTCGTGCAGCCGGGAGACGGGCCGGTCTTTTTCGGCGCGACACCGGAACGGCTCGTCTCGGCTGCGGGGCGCACCGTCGAGACGGTTGCCCTCGCGGGGTCGACCGGTCGCGGGGACACCACCGAAGAAGACGAGTGGCTCGCCGCGGAGCTACTCGACAGCGAGAAGGACATCCACGAGCACGAACTGGTCGCCGACGCCGTCCGGACGCAGCTGTCGCCGTACGCGAGTTCGGTACAGACTGGCCAGCGCACGGTGCGAAAGCTGCCGACTGTCCAGCACCTCCAGACGCCGATCACGGCCGAACTCGACGACGCGGAACACGTGCTCACGCTCGTCAAAGCGCTGCATCCGACACCCGCAGTCGGCGGCTTACCGCCGGATGCCGCCTGGGAAACGATCAGGGAGACCGAGGCGTTCGACCGGGGCTGGTACGCGTCCCCGGTGGGATGGTTCGACGCCGCGGGCGACGGGGCGTTCGCGGTGGGGATCCGTTCCGCGGTCGCCGAGGGCGACCGGGCGACGCTGTTCGCGGGCGCTGGGATCGTCGCCGATAGCGATCCGGACCGCGAGTGGGACGAGGTACAGCTCAAGTACGGCCCGATGCTGGACGCACTGGAGTGA
- the fer gene encoding ferredoxin Fer: MGQLNYVDSDDLRDWLDEVESKESTLFLMIAIAYDEGASVTELASWYDRPSDEIQDWIDRLESGPIVLPVAEREGVAFDELADRSGLGRKTVIDWFASLEAKPITQAANIVHRYSQEDTGPLIASTESQVQYLDYEAIEERGWSIDDDDLFEKASNADLDAGEYGRFLVEPGETILEAAENRGLSWPYACRGGACANCAVIVKEGDVAMPGQTILSGDQVERLNARLTCVGVPATAELKLIMNVQFLDELEELRLPSPMAESDSPV; this comes from the coding sequence ATGGGACAACTGAACTACGTCGACAGTGACGACCTCCGGGACTGGCTCGACGAAGTCGAGAGCAAGGAGTCGACGCTGTTCCTGATGATTGCGATCGCATACGACGAAGGGGCGTCGGTCACCGAGCTGGCGAGCTGGTACGATCGTCCGAGCGACGAAATACAGGACTGGATCGACCGGCTCGAATCCGGGCCGATCGTGCTTCCGGTGGCCGAACGAGAGGGTGTTGCGTTCGACGAACTCGCAGACCGGTCGGGGCTCGGGCGAAAGACCGTGATCGACTGGTTTGCCTCGCTCGAAGCGAAGCCGATCACCCAGGCAGCAAATATCGTCCACCGGTACAGCCAGGAGGACACGGGACCGCTGATCGCCAGCACCGAATCGCAGGTTCAGTATCTCGATTACGAGGCGATCGAGGAGCGCGGCTGGTCGATCGACGACGATGATCTCTTCGAGAAGGCGTCGAACGCGGACCTCGACGCAGGCGAGTATGGTCGGTTCCTTGTCGAGCCGGGGGAGACGATCCTCGAAGCCGCCGAAAATCGGGGACTCTCATGGCCCTACGCTTGCCGCGGTGGAGCCTGCGCGAACTGCGCGGTGATCGTCAAAGAGGGCGACGTTGCCATGCCCGGCCAGACGATTCTCAGCGGTGATCAGGTGGAGCGGCTGAACGCGCGGCTCACCTGTGTCGGTGTACCCGCAACGGCGGAGCTCAAACTCATCATGAACGTCCAGTTCCTCGACGAACTGGAGGAGCTTCGACTTCCCTCGCCGATGGCAGAGTCCGACTCTCCGGTGTGA
- the menD gene encoding 2-succinyl-5-enolpyruvyl-6-hydroxy-3-cyclohexene-1-carboxylic-acid synthase: MTAPNRNTLWAETLVKELVAGGVEGVCVAPGSRSTPLTVAAAGHPDLTVYSHLDERSAAYFALGRARRTGEPTPLICTSGTAAANFYPAVIEANQARVPMILLTADRPPELRDSGANQTIDQEKLYGNAVRWYRDLPEPEPTGRKLRRLRTDAARAVAESVGHPSGPVHLNVPFRKPLEPVEVSGDVPDDLAEKAPLGVDGREGPFVRTSGGRIEPDDATVADLVETIEAADRGLFVAGPADPPVPDVDRGALAEFADLTGFPILADPLSGLRFGEHVTDTPVLGGYDAYLDERVTGDWPAPEIVLRIGASPTSKPLRKYLARTGARQYVVDPAGGWREAEFTVTDLLEADPTALVEAVVDRLEGEDGTATDGWRSRWLDAEAAYWDRIGTARDDARNGERFEGAVVAAAVEGAPDPATIFVSNSMPVRDLDRFARPATAELTVLGNRGASGIDGIVSTALGAGSATDEPLVAITGDLAFYHDMNGLLALGRCGVDATVVLINNDGGGIFHMLPIESFDPPFTDQFKTPHGLDFAPTAELYELSFTSVDRLDEFADVYGASLDSDGTQVIEFRIGSQESHDRRAALQESICEWLGT; this comes from the coding sequence ATGACTGCACCCAATCGCAACACTCTCTGGGCGGAGACGCTGGTCAAGGAGCTCGTCGCGGGCGGAGTCGAGGGGGTCTGTGTCGCGCCGGGCAGCCGATCCACGCCGTTGACCGTCGCCGCCGCGGGACATCCCGATCTCACCGTCTACTCGCATCTCGACGAGCGGTCGGCCGCGTACTTCGCGCTCGGCCGGGCGCGGCGAACCGGCGAGCCGACGCCGCTGATCTGCACCTCCGGGACTGCGGCGGCGAACTTCTATCCCGCGGTAATCGAGGCGAATCAGGCCCGCGTCCCGATGATTCTCCTTACGGCGGATCGACCGCCCGAACTCCGGGATAGCGGCGCGAATCAGACGATCGATCAGGAGAAGCTCTACGGCAACGCAGTGCGGTGGTACCGCGACCTGCCCGAGCCGGAGCCGACCGGGAGAAAGCTCCGTCGACTCCGGACCGACGCCGCCCGCGCGGTTGCGGAATCGGTCGGCCATCCCTCGGGACCTGTTCACCTGAACGTCCCGTTTCGCAAGCCACTCGAACCTGTCGAGGTTTCGGGCGATGTCCCCGACGACCTCGCGGAGAAGGCCCCACTCGGGGTGGACGGCCGCGAAGGACCGTTCGTTCGGACGTCCGGTGGACGTATCGAACCGGACGATGCCACAGTCGCAGACCTCGTAGAGACGATCGAAGCGGCCGACCGCGGACTGTTCGTCGCCGGTCCCGCGGACCCACCAGTTCCGGACGTTGACCGCGGCGCACTCGCCGAATTCGCAGATCTGACGGGCTTTCCGATACTCGCCGACCCACTCTCCGGGCTTCGCTTCGGCGAGCACGTCACCGATACCCCCGTACTCGGTGGCTACGACGCCTACCTCGACGAGCGCGTCACCGGCGACTGGCCCGCCCCCGAGATCGTCCTCCGGATCGGTGCGTCGCCGACCTCGAAACCGCTGCGAAAATACCTCGCACGGACCGGGGCACGCCAGTATGTCGTAGATCCCGCCGGTGGGTGGCGAGAGGCGGAGTTCACCGTGACGGATCTCCTCGAAGCCGATCCGACCGCGCTCGTCGAGGCGGTTGTCGACCGATTGGAGGGCGAGGACGGGACCGCGACAGACGGCTGGCGCTCGCGCTGGCTCGACGCCGAAGCGGCCTACTGGGACCGGATCGGGACGGCCCGCGACGATGCCAGAAACGGCGAGCGGTTCGAGGGGGCGGTTGTCGCCGCCGCCGTCGAGGGCGCGCCCGACCCCGCCACGATCTTCGTCTCGAACTCGATGCCCGTTCGGGATCTCGACCGGTTTGCTCGTCCCGCAACTGCCGAGCTAACCGTTCTCGGAAACCGCGGCGCGAGCGGGATCGACGGCATCGTCAGCACGGCACTCGGCGCTGGGAGCGCGACCGACGAGCCGCTGGTGGCGATCACCGGCGATCTGGCCTTCTACCACGACATGAACGGACTGCTCGCGCTCGGCCGCTGCGGCGTCGACGCGACGGTCGTTCTCATTAATAACGATGGAGGCGGCATCTTCCACATGCTCCCAATCGAGTCCTTTGACCCGCCCTTTACCGACCAGTTCAAGACGCCCCACGGGCTGGACTTTGCCCCGACTGCGGAGCTGTACGAGCTCTCGTTTACTAGCGTCGACCGGCTGGACGAGTTCGCCGATGTGTACGGGGCAAGTCTCGACAGCGACGGTACGCAAGTGATCGAGTTTCGGATCGGAAGCCAGGAAAGTCACGATCGGCGGGCGGCGCTCCAGGAGTCGATCTGTGAGTGGCTGGGGACGTGA
- a CDS encoding J domain-containing protein: MAEDFYDVLEVSEDATQAEITDAYREKVKEYHPDQSDRDDASELFKQVVDAEDVLGDEDERERYDRIGHAAYVGTETAEDTTTSAEDVEFDGVDWEAASRDPSDGWWESHHARQRRRRERRTSAWEWAEQSSGATAGASTRGATTGGSATGDAASHSARATETSGDNAQQAGGGSSFAVTDSSTDPSSTGFLIPALSQETGFLVGVSLLIYPMLLVSTIADIFLLPLRVTTGVLLFLTAGYLLTLPGIGVLVFGTLSVLIPAALFTTGLLFPLTMRVVSAVLLVWIPFGYALAIASVVKQ; this comes from the coding sequence ATGGCAGAGGATTTCTACGACGTGTTAGAGGTTTCCGAGGACGCCACCCAGGCAGAGATCACGGACGCCTACCGCGAGAAAGTCAAAGAGTACCATCCGGATCAGAGCGACCGGGACGATGCCAGCGAGCTGTTCAAGCAGGTCGTCGACGCCGAGGATGTGCTCGGTGATGAGGACGAGCGTGAGCGCTACGACCGAATCGGCCATGCCGCCTACGTGGGTACGGAGACGGCTGAAGACACCACGACGAGCGCCGAAGACGTCGAGTTCGACGGCGTCGACTGGGAAGCAGCCAGTCGCGACCCGTCCGATGGCTGGTGGGAGAGCCACCACGCGAGGCAGCGACGACGGCGTGAACGTCGGACGTCGGCGTGGGAGTGGGCAGAGCAATCGAGCGGTGCGACCGCCGGAGCGTCGACGCGCGGTGCAACGACTGGCGGATCGGCGACCGGCGACGCGGCGTCACATTCGGCCCGCGCGACGGAAACGAGCGGGGACAACGCTCAACAGGCTGGCGGTGGGAGTTCGTTCGCGGTCACCGATTCGAGTACCGATCCGTCGAGTACCGGCTTCTTGATACCAGCGCTCAGCCAGGAGACGGGCTTTCTGGTCGGCGTGTCGTTGCTCATCTACCCGATGCTACTCGTGTCAACGATCGCGGATATCTTTTTGCTCCCGCTTCGTGTCACCACCGGGGTATTGTTGTTCCTCACCGCTGGCTACCTGCTGACGCTCCCCGGCATCGGCGTTCTCGTGTTCGGTACGCTGAGCGTGCTCATCCCTGCGGCACTGTTCACGACCGGGCTACTGTTCCCACTGACGATGCGGGTCGTAAGTGCCGTCCTTCTGGTCTGGATACCGTTCGGCTATGCACTGGCCATAGCCAGCGTCGTGAAGCAGTGA
- a CDS encoding DUF7519 family protein has product MSPAVDRSPTKPGAAISLAAGILAVAVLGVAMPPSAGLTIPGVAVIGAGLHYGRERFVTGGGVLLFAGVLVAGVGDAGVGPTLIGGALSVLAWDAAVNAVELGEQVGYEAETRSAELSHAAGTTAVGFGTAVAAYALYVPFEGGRPIVSVVLLTVAAVLLASALRVSSPTSTNTQ; this is encoded by the coding sequence GTGAGCCCCGCAGTCGATCGATCGCCGACGAAACCCGGAGCCGCGATCTCGCTCGCCGCGGGGATCCTCGCGGTGGCCGTCCTCGGCGTCGCGATGCCGCCCTCGGCCGGGCTGACGATTCCCGGCGTCGCGGTAATCGGCGCGGGACTACACTACGGTCGAGAACGCTTCGTCACCGGCGGCGGCGTGCTGTTGTTCGCGGGGGTTCTCGTGGCCGGGGTCGGTGACGCGGGAGTCGGACCGACCCTGATCGGGGGCGCGCTCTCGGTGCTCGCCTGGGACGCTGCGGTCAACGCCGTCGAACTCGGCGAGCAGGTCGGTTACGAGGCCGAGACACGCTCGGCCGAACTCTCACACGCCGCCGGGACGACCGCAGTCGGCTTCGGGACCGCGGTTGCTGCCTACGCGCTGTATGTGCCTTTCGAAGGCGGCCGACCCATCGTTTCGGTCGTCCTGCTGACCGTGGCAGCCGTGCTCCTCGCGTCGGCGCTCCGGGTCAGCTCGCCGACATCAACGAACACCCAGTGA
- a CDS encoding DUF58 domain-containing protein, with amino-acid sequence MSESQQVPTGRNEAAETTDTTTEADDGAAEPVRTAADSHQDVLRQTGRWAGITALALFGIAFGVFAQNPAAFLAGVFGVTFAAYAQAGSAPESELHLHREFEDDRPDPGEEIEVTVSIENVGESSLPDVRIVDGVPGQLHVAEGTPRHAAALDPGERATFSYTITAERGAHEFEPAQVLVRGFSGAVERETRVQDESEPLVCTPGSLPPSTNLSLQPLTTPYSGRVETDIGGDGLEFFATREYQPGDPLSRVDWNTRARTGELSTLEFREERAASVVLLIDVRTEAWCRPTESASSAVERSVEGAMQSFSSLIDAGDRVGIAALGTTECWLPPGSGGDHRTRARELFQTEPLLAPDSVDDLIERPISVAALRQQLPSHAQIILFSPLVDDLVVEQAKLLDASGHLLTAISPNPTTTRSTGESVARMERDLRIADLRRSGLRVVDWAWEEPLVTAISRAGARWSA; translated from the coding sequence ATGAGTGAATCACAACAGGTTCCCACAGGCAGAAACGAAGCGGCGGAGACGACGGATACGACAACTGAAGCGGACGACGGAGCGGCGGAGCCAGTCCGTACGGCTGCTGACTCCCACCAGGACGTCCTCCGGCAGACCGGTCGCTGGGCAGGGATCACCGCGCTTGCGCTCTTTGGTATCGCGTTTGGCGTGTTTGCCCAGAACCCCGCCGCGTTCCTCGCGGGGGTCTTCGGCGTCACGTTCGCCGCCTACGCACAGGCTGGCAGTGCGCCGGAGTCGGAGCTCCATCTCCATCGTGAGTTCGAGGACGACCGACCGGATCCCGGAGAGGAGATCGAGGTTACCGTCTCGATCGAGAACGTTGGCGAGTCGAGCCTACCCGACGTCCGGATTGTCGACGGCGTGCCGGGCCAGTTACACGTCGCCGAGGGGACGCCCCGCCACGCGGCGGCGCTCGATCCCGGCGAGCGGGCGACGTTCAGCTACACGATCACTGCCGAGCGAGGTGCTCACGAATTCGAGCCGGCACAGGTGCTCGTCCGTGGCTTCAGCGGTGCAGTCGAACGTGAAACACGGGTACAAGACGAGAGCGAGCCGCTCGTCTGTACCCCCGGCTCCCTCCCACCATCGACGAACCTCTCGCTGCAGCCGCTAACGACGCCGTACTCCGGCCGTGTCGAGACGGACATCGGTGGCGATGGGCTGGAGTTCTTCGCTACCCGGGAGTACCAGCCCGGCGATCCACTTTCGCGGGTCGACTGGAACACCCGCGCCCGGACGGGCGAACTTTCGACACTGGAGTTTCGCGAGGAGCGGGCGGCGTCGGTCGTCCTGCTGATCGACGTCCGAACCGAGGCGTGGTGTCGGCCGACCGAGAGCGCATCGAGCGCGGTCGAACGTTCCGTCGAGGGCGCGATGCAGTCGTTTTCCTCGCTCATCGATGCCGGTGACCGGGTTGGGATCGCCGCGCTCGGGACGACCGAGTGCTGGCTCCCGCCCGGGAGCGGGGGAGATCATCGTACGCGGGCCCGAGAGCTGTTCCAGACCGAGCCGCTGCTGGCACCCGATTCGGTCGACGATCTGATCGAGCGCCCGATCAGCGTCGCCGCGCTGCGCCAGCAGCTACCGAGTCACGCCCAGATCATCCTCTTTTCGCCGCTCGTGGACGATCTGGTCGTCGAGCAGGCGAAACTACTTGATGCCAGCGGGCACTTGCTGACCGCGATCAGCCCGAACCCGACGACGACCCGGTCGACCGGCGAATCGGTCGCCCGGATGGAACGTGACCTCCGGATCGCCGATCTTCGACGGTCGGGCTTGCGTGTCGTCGACTGGGCGTGGGAGGAGCCGCTCGTCACAGCGATTTCGCGGGCCGGCGCGAGGTGGTCGGCGTGA
- a CDS encoding DUF7269 family protein: MTTIERRIGVGLGVVIAALGVATFFSPGLGAMFSADEFLLTIVGIAALGLGVYIARDRWFMEPGHARTGDPELIQGIPTPGEGFDRALRSASSVHEISGRETVTERLEAVGVTVLQRRRGYTESEARERLESGEWTDDPVAAAFFDGTGWAAFPLSFRLRVRLGEESRFGLKARRAAEELERIWTRTEDTDE; the protein is encoded by the coding sequence ATGACGACCATCGAGCGCCGTATCGGCGTGGGACTTGGGGTGGTTATCGCCGCGCTGGGTGTCGCGACGTTCTTCTCACCCGGCCTCGGTGCGATGTTCTCTGCCGACGAGTTCCTGCTCACTATCGTCGGGATCGCCGCTCTGGGTCTGGGCGTCTACATCGCGCGGGACCGCTGGTTTATGGAGCCCGGCCACGCCCGGACCGGCGATCCCGAGCTGATTCAGGGCATTCCGACACCCGGCGAGGGGTTCGACCGTGCCCTGCGATCGGCTTCGTCCGTCCACGAGATCTCCGGGCGTGAGACGGTCACCGAGCGCCTCGAAGCGGTCGGTGTCACTGTCTTGCAGCGACGACGTGGATACACCGAATCCGAGGCCCGCGAACGCCTGGAGAGCGGCGAGTGGACCGACGATCCGGTCGCCGCGGCGTTTTTCGATGGCACGGGATGGGCTGCGTTCCCGCTTTCATTCCGGCTGCGGGTTCGTCTTGGGGAGGAATCGCGATTCGGGCTGAAGGCGCGCCGGGCCGCGGAGGAGCTAGAACGGATCTGGACGAGAACGGAGGATACCGATGAGTGA